The Bacteroidota bacterium genomic sequence TTCGATTGTATTCTCAACTGGAAAATAACTCCTCTGAGCAATATATACAGTCAACAATTAAAACATTGCGAGACAACACTGATGAGCATTTTAAAAAATTCAATAAAGAATTGGATACAAGGATGACTCAAGGATTATTGAGTTTATACGTAAATAATATCCCGGAAGCAAAGATGCCTTCTGAATTTCTCAGTCTTTTAAAACAATACAAAGGAAATGTCAATGAATTAACAGTCTTTTTATTTGAAAAGTCAATTTTTTCTGAAAAGGAAACTGTTGTTGAATTTCTTGATAATCCAAAATTAAAAACACTGCAAAAAGATCCAATATATGTTATCGTAAACAGTTTATATCAAACCTTAATGGAAGTTCTAAAGGAATATCGCTCCAATGAAAATGAAATTGAGGTATTTCAAAGAAAATATATTAAAGGTTTAAGGGAGATGCATCCTGAAAAAACATTCTACCCTGATGCCAATTCTACTATGAGATTATCTTATGGGACAATACGCAGCTATTCGAAAAGTCAGGATTTTTATGAATATTATACAACCCTTGATGGTATGATAGCAAAAGAATCTGGAGAAAACAGTGAATTCATTGTTTCACCCAGGTTAAAACAATTATATCAATCCCGGGATTATGGACAATACGGAGATCAAGGAAGCCTGAAATTATGTTTCATATCCAATAATGATATTACAGGAGGATCTTCCGGAAGCCCGGTATTAAATGGTAAAGGGCAATTAATCGGGATCGCATTTGACAGCAACCAGGATGGTATCGCAGGAGATGTGTTTTATAATCCATTATTGCAGAGAACCATTGTTTTGGATATCAGATATATATTATTTATTATTGATAAATATGCGGAGGCTAAAAACCTGATTTACGAGTTAAAAATTGCCGGGGAAAAACCTGTTGTTATCGCTCAAAACAATAACATTCCCAATAAACCTGTAGTTCAGACAGTAAGTCACAATAAGACAATCATCAAACCAGCTCAAATTTCTATTGATGATGTCAAATTGATTGATCCCAATGAAAACAATGTTATAGATGCAACAGAACAAGTATATTTATCCTTAATGTTATCGAATAATGGACAAGGCACAGCTAAACAGCTTGTCACCGAAATAAATGATAATAGTAATACATATGGATTAAAATATCAAAAGTCTATAAGTTTCGGAGACCTGCCACCAAATCAATCAAGAGAATATAGAATACCAATTGAAAGTAACATTAATCTGAGTCAAACCATCGCTTCCTTTTCAATAATAGTTAGAGAGCAAAATGGGTTTGATTCAGACCCTATTGAAATCAAAGTTCCGACAAGCAGCTTTAAATTCCCGGAAATAAAAGTAATGGATTACAAATATTCTGATAATCTCATTGTACCAGGCAATCCATCTTACCTTGAAATTCTTATTCAAAACAGAGGTTTGGGTATTGCTGAAGATATTCAGATTGAATTTGAGCTTCCAGACAATGTTTTTCCCGCGGGGGATTTTGTTTTTACCATAAATGAGATGCAACCGAATGAATCACATAAGATCCAATTCGATTTTCTTGTAAACAAAAGGTATTTTGAGAAAGAACTGCCAATTACTGTTATTATTAAAGAAAAATATGGTACAAGAGGGGATAAAAGAGTATTAAGTGCAATGATCAAAGGCTCAGATGACTTAGCTGTCCAAACATTCGGATTTAACCCTATTGAAAATAATGAGCCTAACATAAATATTACAGATGCTTTCCTTACCTCCTATATTGATAAAGATATACCACGTAATACGGTTAAAAGAGAAAACAGGCTAGCTCTTATAATTGGAAATGAAGACTATACAAGTTATCAAAGAACTTTATCTTCGGAAGTTAATGTAACTCATGCAGTTAATGATGCTAAGATATTCAGGGAATATGTTACCAGTACCTTAGGTGTTGAAGAGCGTAATGTGTTCTTATTAACTAATGCAACTACTGGCTTAATATACCAAAAGATTGATCAGGTTACAAAAATTCTGGAAAAGCTTGGTGAGAATGGTGAGTTAATTTTTTATTATGCAGGGCATGGTCAACCGGATGAAATAACAAAAGTACCATACTTGCTTCCAGTAGATGTAAGTGCATCCAATTTAGCAACTGCAATAAGTCTGAATGAACTATATGAAAAACTGAGTTCTACCAATGCCAGGAAGATAACTATCTTTTTAGATGCCTGTTTTTCCGGAGGAGGCAGGAATAGTGGTTTATTAGCGGCAAGAGGGGTAAAAGTCAAACCAAAAGAAAACATTATACGTGGAAACATGGTTGTTTTTGCTGCAAGTTCAGGAGATCAGTCGGCTCTCCCTTATGATGAGATGAATCACGGAATGTTTACCTATTTTCTTTTAAAGAAACTCAAGGAAACGAAAGGCGAGGTTACTTACAAAGAATTGGCAGATTATTTACAATACAATGTTTCCCTGGAATCACTAAGGATAAACAATAAAGAGCAGGATCCGCAAATTAATATAAGTGTTGATATTAATACC encodes the following:
- a CDS encoding S46 family peptidase, which translates into the protein MKANHYVFPAVLLMFILHVLVVRADEGMWLPNLIERLNYANMKEMGLKLTAEEIYSINHTSLKDGIVGLSSNGSTSGFFCSGSVISDQGLIITNYHCAYKYIELHSTLAYDLMNDGFWAMHKEEELINTGLSASFLVRIEDVTKMIIPKLTDGMTETDRSNKVNEITSELKKEASSNGRYQVEIKEFYAGNEYYLFVYEVYKDVRLVGAPPSSIGQFGGDTDNWAWPRHTGDFCLFRIYQSPDGKPAEYHQSNIPLKPKYHIPISLNGYNEGDFTMLLGYPGKTERYFTSQGIQYLTDSYNPELAKIYQEKINVLNRSIKENPDLKFKYAAELSSLSNFYKYFTNQTEIINHNNLIQKKKEEEYAFLSWANSDSGRRDKYADIFQLSEKSYEKSSKISKELFYNLNASYNGPEIFQFSYKFIRLYSQLENNSSEQYIQSTIKTLRDNTDEHFKKFNKELDTRMTQGLLSLYVNNIPEAKMPSEFLSLLKQYKGNVNELTVFLFEKSIFSEKETVVEFLDNPKLKTLQKDPIYVIVNSLYQTLMEVLKEYRSNENEIEVFQRKYIKGLREMHPEKTFYPDANSTMRLSYGTIRSYSKSQDFYEYYTTLDGMIAKESGENSEFIVSPRLKQLYQSRDYGQYGDQGSLKLCFISNNDITGGSSGSPVLNGKGQLIGIAFDSNQDGIAGDVFYNPLLQRTIVLDIRYILFIIDKYAEAKNLIYELKIAGEKPVVIAQNNNIPNKPVVQTVSHNKTIIKPAQISIDDVKLIDPNENNVIDATEQVYLSLMLSNNGQGTAKQLVTEINDNSNTYGLKYQKSISFGDLPPNQSREYRIPIESNINLSQTIASFSIIVREQNGFDSDPIEIKVPTSSFKFPEIKVMDYKYSDNLIVPGNPSYLEILIQNRGLGIAEDIQIEFELPDNVFPAGDFVFTINEMQPNESHKIQFDFLVNKRYFEKELPITVIIKEKYGTRGDKRVLSAMIKGSDDLAVQTFGFNPIENNEPNINITDAFLTSYIDKDIPRNTVKRENRLALIIGNEDYTSYQRTLSSEVNVTHAVNDAKIFREYVTSTLGVEERNVFLLTNATTGLIYQKIDQVTKILEKLGENGELIFYYAGHGQPDEITKVPYLLPVDVSASNLATAISLNELYEKLSSTNARKITIFLDACFSGGGRNSGLLAARGVKVKPKENIIRGNMVVFAASSGDQSALPYDEMNHGMFTYFLLKKLKETKGEVTYKELADYLQYNVSLESLRINNKEQDPQINISVDINTIWENWVLY